A region of Thermodesulfobacteriota bacterium DNA encodes the following proteins:
- a CDS encoding SMC family ATPase: MRPLTLAMQAFGPFAGREEVDFTAFGDNAFFLIHGPTGAGKTSILDAICYALYGAASGFTRDERSLRSQHARADLACEVDLLFVVGPRRFQIHRSPEQEVEKKGRRQSLPHRVELCEVDATGAILGERLSRIGAVRDRIEQVLGLTADQFRQVVILPQGEFRRLLLASSADKDKILKKLFATERFERIEDLLKARREKTAQGLERIRHTMQGILEGQEVGSPEELQARLAALQDQERQLGAAAEEAARRMAQAASAVEEGRDQVARLRRRERAQAEAAHLAGEEEAMARLATRVARGERALALADLEEALARDRRLTDELARQIRQLDQELDGVQAALVLAVDKREAWRCRAAEIPGKTAEKAVLESRLRLAAERAAVREALQRAAGRRVAAVASEEERQAEKARIEQQLAAAGKEIEELSLAAGRRGELEQRHQAAAAQVAARQDLLKALAQQEKLAAGSKAAANRCAVEEARLAQAMREHDELAGRRIAGQAAHLAQGLTGGQPCPVCGSRHHPAPASGSGAVPSEAELQAGRRQVDQARAAWEEAKKEMAGLAVAAATAQAAVASLRHQLGSLADQPLGDLLCQRAGLEEELRRVAAAEQTLAQARRRRDELGPLLATAGRNLAAATQARQEATSQVDSLRGQLAATAQGLGEGEADPEVIRGQLAAIAGFIDQTSQALQVAEKGVARLEHEKSSRQGKREEAGRSAEALAARLEEAQARFAERLAQAGLAGEDDYRAARMLPAELEQARQRLAAYQERRIAVAAELGQAEAAAAGLAWPDLDALAAARTAAEDAMKAISGQLGGVQTRLAAARQAMAAMAQYQEESRRQARQLQVIGHLAGLAAGNNPKRITLQRYVLASLFGEVTLAASERLRRMSRGRYHLRLSGTVDDARKGAGLDLEVTDDFTGLHRPASSLSGGETFLASLSLALGLSDVVLAESGGRYLDTLFIDEGFGSLDPETLDMAIATLVQLNAQGRMVGIISHVADLRDQIPSRLDVLAGRDGSRVHLAS, from the coding sequence ATGCGGCCGTTGACCCTGGCCATGCAGGCCTTTGGCCCGTTCGCCGGCCGGGAGGAGGTGGATTTCACCGCCTTCGGGGATAACGCCTTCTTTCTCATCCATGGCCCGACCGGCGCCGGCAAGACCTCCATCCTTGATGCCATCTGCTACGCCCTCTATGGAGCGGCCAGCGGCTTCACCCGGGACGAGCGCAGCCTGCGCTCCCAGCACGCCCGGGCTGACTTGGCCTGCGAGGTGGATCTCCTCTTTGTGGTCGGGCCGCGCCGCTTCCAGATCCATCGCAGCCCGGAGCAGGAGGTGGAGAAAAAAGGGCGGCGCCAGAGCCTGCCTCACCGGGTGGAGCTGTGCGAAGTGGACGCTACCGGGGCGATCCTGGGTGAGCGCCTGAGCAGGATCGGGGCGGTGCGGGACAGGATCGAGCAGGTCCTGGGGCTGACCGCCGACCAGTTCCGCCAGGTGGTGATCCTGCCCCAGGGCGAGTTCCGCCGGCTCCTCCTGGCCAGCTCCGCGGACAAGGACAAGATCCTCAAGAAGCTCTTTGCCACCGAGCGGTTTGAGCGTATCGAGGACCTGCTCAAGGCGCGGCGGGAGAAGACGGCCCAAGGTCTGGAGCGGATCCGCCACACGATGCAGGGCATCCTGGAAGGGCAGGAAGTGGGCAGCCCGGAGGAGCTGCAGGCCAGACTGGCGGCGCTGCAGGACCAGGAGCGGCAGCTCGGTGCGGCCGCGGAGGAAGCGGCCAGGCGGATGGCCCAGGCGGCCTCGGCCGTGGAGGAGGGACGCGACCAGGTGGCGCGGCTCCGGCGCCGGGAAAGGGCCCAGGCCGAGGCCGCTCATCTGGCGGGCGAAGAGGAGGCGATGGCCCGCCTGGCCACCCGGGTGGCCAGGGGGGAACGGGCGCTCGCCCTCGCTGATCTCGAAGAGGCCCTGGCCCGGGACCGCCGGCTCACGGACGAGCTGGCCCGGCAGATCCGCCAGCTGGACCAGGAGCTGGACGGGGTGCAGGCGGCGCTGGTCCTGGCGGTGGACAAGCGGGAGGCCTGGCGGTGCCGGGCCGCGGAGATTCCCGGCAAGACCGCCGAGAAGGCGGTTCTGGAGAGCCGGCTGCGCCTGGCGGCCGAGCGGGCGGCGGTTCGCGAGGCGCTGCAGCGGGCGGCGGGGCGCCGGGTGGCAGCGGTGGCCAGTGAGGAGGAGCGGCAGGCGGAGAAGGCCAGGATCGAGCAGCAGCTCGCCGCTGCCGGCAAAGAGATCGAAGAGTTGAGCCTGGCCGCCGGCCGGCGCGGGGAGCTGGAGCAGCGGCACCAGGCAGCAGCGGCCCAGGTGGCGGCCAGGCAGGATCTGCTCAAGGCCTTGGCCCAGCAGGAGAAGCTTGCGGCCGGCAGCAAGGCCGCCGCCAACCGGTGCGCGGTGGAGGAGGCCCGGCTGGCCCAGGCCATGCGGGAGCATGATGAGCTGGCCGGGCGGCGCATCGCCGGCCAGGCAGCCCATCTGGCCCAGGGACTGACCGGCGGCCAGCCGTGTCCGGTCTGCGGCTCGCGGCACCATCCGGCACCGGCCAGTGGCAGCGGGGCGGTGCCGTCCGAGGCCGAGCTGCAGGCCGGCCGCCGCCAGGTGGACCAGGCGCGGGCGGCCTGGGAGGAGGCGAAGAAGGAGATGGCGGGGCTGGCGGTGGCGGCGGCAACGGCCCAGGCGGCGGTGGCCTCGCTCCGCCACCAGCTGGGGAGTCTGGCGGACCAGCCGCTGGGCGATCTCCTGTGCCAGCGCGCCGGTCTGGAAGAGGAACTGCGCCGGGTGGCCGCGGCAGAGCAGACGCTGGCCCAGGCGCGCCGCCGCCGGGACGAGCTGGGGCCGCTCCTGGCGACCGCCGGCCGCAACCTGGCCGCCGCCACCCAGGCCCGGCAGGAGGCTACCTCCCAGGTCGACTCCCTCCGGGGCCAGCTGGCCGCCACCGCCCAGGGGCTGGGGGAAGGGGAGGCCGACCCGGAGGTGATCCGCGGCCAGCTGGCCGCCATCGCCGGCTTCATCGACCAGACCAGCCAGGCCCTCCAGGTGGCAGAGAAGGGTGTTGCCCGACTGGAGCACGAGAAGAGCAGCCGGCAGGGGAAGCGGGAGGAGGCCGGCCGCTCGGCCGAGGCCTTGGCCGCCCGCCTTGAGGAGGCGCAGGCCCGGTTTGCCGAGCGTCTTGCGCAGGCAGGGCTGGCCGGCGAGGACGACTACCGGGCCGCCCGGATGCTGCCGGCCGAGCTGGAGCAGGCCCGGCAGCGGCTTGCGGCCTACCAGGAAAGGCGGATTGCCGTGGCGGCCGAGCTGGGGCAGGCCGAGGCGGCGGCCGCCGGACTCGCCTGGCCGGACCTGGACGCTTTGGCCGCTGCCCGGACCGCGGCCGAGGACGCAATGAAGGCCATCTCCGGACAGCTGGGCGGGGTGCAGACGCGGCTGGCGGCGGCACGCCAGGCCATGGCCGCCATGGCCCAATACCAGGAGGAGAGCCGCCGGCAGGCGCGGCAGCTTCAGGTCATTGGCCACCTGGCGGGCCTGGCGGCCGGCAACAACCCGAAGCGGATCACCCTCCAGCGCTATGTGCTGGCCTCCCTCTTCGGCGAGGTGACCCTGGCCGCCTCCGAGCGGCTGCGGCGCATGAGCCGGGGCCGTTACCACCTGCGGCTGTCCGGCACGGTGGATGATGCCCGCAAGGGGGCGGGCCTCGATCTGGAGGTGACCGACGACTTCACCGGCCTTCACCGCCCAGCCTCATCGCTGTCCGGCGGCGAGACCTTCCTGGCCTCGCTGTCGCTGGCCCTGGGGCTGTCCGATGTGGTGCTGGCCGAAAGCGGCGGTCGCTACCTGGACACCCTGTTCATCGACGAGGGCTTCGGCAGCCTTGATCCTGAGACCCTGGACATGGCCATCGCCACCCTGGTGCAGCTGAATGCCCAGGGACGGATGGTGGGCATCATCTCCCATGTCGCTGATCTGAGGGACCAGATTCCCAGCCGGCTCGATGTCCTGGCTGGTCGCGACGGCAGCCGGGTGCACCTGGCTTCATGA
- a CDS encoding ketol-acid reductoisomerase translates to MSVTFSPKVFAAETVRLGPTEEMVVRGGRDKFPLLPKAFEGIRQIGVIGWGSQAPAQAQNLRDSLAGTGIRVKVGLRPGSASAVAARQAGFTEESGTLGEMFGVTAESDMVLLLIADAAQAQLYRQFFARLKPGATLGLSHGFLLGHLASIGEAFPANINVIGVCPKGMGPSVRRLYEQGKEVNGAGINASFAVEQDVDGRATDQAIGWAIGVGAPYCFVTTLRHEYLSDIFGERGILLGAVHGLVEACYRRFVLEGGMSEEEAFRASVEVVTGPVSRTISHHGIRAVYESLDPAGRSVFERIYSHAYGPAFDILAEIYDEVASGNEIRSVVMAGQRFARFPMGKIDGTRMWQVGERVRAARSGQVPVSAFTAGIYCATMMAQIDLLMEKGHCLSEVCNESVIEAVDSLNPYMHYKGVAFMVDNCSTTARLGTRKWGPRFDYIFQQQAFTAYDSGLPADQARIKAFTDHPIHEALATCATFRPPVDIAVIG, encoded by the coding sequence GTGAGTGTGACGTTTTCCCCGAAGGTGTTTGCCGCCGAGACCGTGCGGCTGGGCCCCACCGAGGAGATGGTGGTCCGTGGTGGTCGTGACAAGTTTCCCCTTCTGCCCAAGGCCTTCGAGGGCATCCGCCAGATCGGCGTCATCGGCTGGGGCTCCCAGGCACCGGCCCAGGCCCAGAACCTGCGGGATTCCCTTGCGGGCACCGGCATCCGGGTCAAGGTGGGCCTCAGGCCGGGCAGCGCCTCGGCCGTGGCGGCGCGGCAGGCCGGCTTCACCGAGGAGAGCGGCACCCTGGGCGAGATGTTTGGCGTCACCGCCGAGTCCGATATGGTTCTCCTTCTCATCGCCGACGCGGCCCAGGCCCAGCTCTACCGGCAGTTCTTCGCCCGCCTCAAGCCCGGCGCCACCCTGGGCCTGTCCCACGGCTTTCTCCTGGGTCATCTGGCCAGCATCGGCGAGGCCTTCCCGGCCAACATCAACGTCATCGGCGTTTGCCCCAAGGGCATGGGGCCGTCGGTGCGGCGGCTCTACGAGCAGGGCAAAGAGGTGAACGGCGCCGGCATCAACGCCAGCTTCGCGGTGGAGCAGGACGTGGACGGCCGGGCCACCGATCAGGCCATCGGCTGGGCGATCGGCGTCGGCGCCCCGTACTGCTTCGTCACCACCCTGCGCCATGAGTACCTCAGCGACATCTTCGGCGAGCGCGGCATCCTCCTGGGCGCCGTGCACGGCCTGGTGGAGGCCTGCTACCGCCGCTTTGTCCTGGAAGGAGGGATGAGCGAGGAGGAGGCCTTCCGGGCCTCGGTGGAGGTGGTGACCGGTCCGGTCTCCAGGACCATCTCCCACCACGGCATCCGGGCGGTCTACGAGAGCCTGGATCCGGCCGGTCGCTCCGTCTTCGAGCGCATCTACTCCCACGCCTACGGCCCGGCCTTCGACATCCTGGCCGAGATCTACGACGAGGTGGCCTCCGGCAACGAGATCCGGAGCGTGGTCATGGCCGGCCAGCGCTTTGCCCGCTTCCCCATGGGCAAGATCGACGGTACCCGCATGTGGCAGGTGGGCGAGCGGGTGCGGGCGGCCCGCAGCGGTCAGGTGCCGGTGAGCGCCTTCACCGCCGGCATCTACTGCGCCACCATGATGGCCCAGATCGACCTCCTCATGGAGAAGGGCCACTGCCTGTCCGAGGTCTGCAACGAGTCGGTGATCGAGGCGGTGGACTCCTTGAACCCGTACATGCACTACAAGGGCGTGGCCTTCATGGTGGACAACTGCTCCACCACCGCCCGGCTCGGCACCCGCAAGTGGGGGCCCCGCTTCGACTACATCTTCCAGCAGCAGGCCTTCACCGCCTACGACTCCGGCCTGCCCGCAGACCAGGCCCGGATCAAGGCCTTCACCGATCACCCCATCCACGAGGCCCTGGCCACCTGCGCCACCTTCCGGCCGCCGGTGGATATCGCGGTCATCGGCTAA
- a CDS encoding DUF4255 domain-containing protein, which produces MASFRGVFACLQALQDLLTPRIEADLGTILDHPRVTLLGSRDLRNAPTGNALGIYLHRISVDPIGRNRHLQPARPSQPARPELPVNLHILLLGWCAGAAAEATVVAWAMQQIASFPVLDASHLAPLDPFWGSQDTIQIIPEEMPTEDLMRIWDSIRHEYVLSSPCLVKSIRLEPAALPVAGPPVRTVLVPVGEV; this is translated from the coding sequence ATGGCCTCCTTCCGTGGCGTCTTCGCCTGTCTGCAGGCTCTGCAGGATCTCTTGACCCCCCGCATCGAGGCGGACCTGGGGACGATCCTGGACCATCCCCGGGTCACCCTGCTGGGGAGCCGGGACCTGCGCAACGCCCCTACCGGCAACGCCCTGGGCATCTACCTGCACCGGATCTCCGTGGACCCCATCGGCCGCAACCGCCACCTGCAGCCGGCCCGGCCCAGCCAGCCGGCGCGGCCGGAGCTGCCGGTCAATCTGCACATCCTGCTCCTGGGCTGGTGCGCCGGCGCCGCGGCCGAGGCCACGGTGGTGGCCTGGGCCATGCAGCAGATCGCCTCGTTCCCGGTGCTCGACGCCTCGCATCTTGCCCCCCTGGACCCCTTCTGGGGCAGCCAGGACACGATCCAGATCATCCCCGAGGAGATGCCCACCGAGGATCTCATGCGGATCTGGGACAGCATCCGCCACGAGTACGTTCTGTCCAGTCCGTGCCTGGTGAAGAGCATCCGCCTGGAGCCGGCGGCGCTGCCCGTTGCCGGCCCGCCGGTGCGCACGGTGCTGGTGCCGGTGGGCGAGGTCTGA
- a CDS encoding phage tail sheath subtilisin-like domain-containing protein has protein sequence MPEYLAPGVFVEEISFRAKSIEGVGTSVAGIVGPLRFGPVRGRPEVVTSFAELTRIYGDDAPLTLGGTGVPNHTAIAARAFFDNGGKQLFVSRIIQDGNRTDARGANGSATFARRRDANGWVTFQARFPGSGGNLTLEILWRDSENLLRTEVTSQPANGEVVLLEATGVPASAKGPGATLEDDRFPIRITAVVAARAQEVLIQSDWAEITDNAGVAVTPAELDGMLLRAELPAGAVMTRVFARAPASGPLAAGTAMVLRLGEVTNLTRFTDGPDWGTLILLRGTYNPATNQLTIIGSQNGLPADVTLPLPALATRPGAARSLLALRRFDLDVLRNGEPIHSFTDIDLAPASARSLDKVLTATPARRYDALTQPVACTLTLPQNPTSAHVLEALTSLFDPVAANPPQTSGQVPRQLIHLHQGDGSTPGTDGNVPGQVDYAGETDEIKGSTGLAALEEIEDIAIVCAPASAAHAAAGQPHQAVMGEIQKHVNKMRYRVGLVDPGQGWSLAQVREFASHFDDSRLALYFPWLTIADPTGASPEVMVPPAGFVAGIYANTDVNRGVHKAPANEPILGALRPEIEINRFQQELLNPNGINCLRSFPNRGLRVWGGRTRSSDPEWKYVNVRRYFLYLERSIDKSTQWAVFEPNGEALWANIRSAVEDFLFNEWKNGRLLGATPKAAYFVRCDRSTMTQNDIDNGRLVCLVGVAALKPAEFVIFRIGQKTADA, from the coding sequence ATGCCCGAGTATTTGGCCCCAGGCGTCTTTGTCGAGGAGATCAGCTTCCGCGCCAAGTCCATCGAGGGGGTTGGCACCAGCGTTGCCGGCATCGTCGGCCCGTTGCGCTTCGGGCCGGTGCGGGGCCGGCCGGAGGTGGTGACCAGCTTTGCCGAGCTCACCCGCATCTACGGCGACGATGCTCCTCTGACCCTGGGTGGCACCGGGGTGCCCAACCACACCGCCATCGCGGCCCGGGCCTTCTTCGACAACGGCGGCAAGCAGCTCTTCGTCTCCCGGATCATCCAGGACGGCAACCGCACCGACGCCCGGGGCGCCAACGGCTCGGCGACCTTCGCCCGCCGCCGGGACGCCAACGGCTGGGTCACCTTCCAGGCCCGCTTCCCGGGCAGCGGCGGCAACCTGACCCTGGAGATCCTGTGGCGGGATTCCGAGAACCTGCTGCGCACCGAAGTCACCAGTCAGCCGGCCAATGGCGAGGTGGTCCTCCTGGAGGCGACCGGGGTGCCGGCCTCCGCCAAGGGGCCGGGCGCCACCCTCGAGGACGACCGCTTCCCGATCCGGATCACCGCCGTGGTGGCTGCCCGGGCCCAGGAGGTCCTGATCCAGAGCGACTGGGCCGAGATCACCGACAACGCCGGCGTCGCGGTGACGCCGGCGGAGCTGGACGGCATGCTGCTGCGGGCCGAGCTGCCGGCGGGCGCGGTCATGACCCGGGTCTTTGCCCGGGCCCCGGCCAGCGGGCCCTTGGCGGCCGGCACCGCCATGGTGCTGCGGCTGGGTGAAGTCACCAACCTGACCCGCTTCACGGACGGCCCCGACTGGGGCACCCTGATCTTGCTCCGGGGCACCTACAACCCGGCCACCAACCAGCTGACCATCATCGGCAGCCAGAACGGCCTGCCCGCCGATGTCACCCTGCCGCTGCCGGCCCTGGCCACCCGGCCGGGCGCGGCCAGGAGCCTGCTCGCCCTGCGGCGCTTCGACCTCGATGTGCTCAGAAACGGCGAGCCGATCCATTCCTTCACCGACATCGATCTCGCCCCGGCCTCGGCCCGCAGCCTGGACAAGGTGCTGACCGCCACCCCGGCCCGGCGCTACGACGCCCTCACCCAGCCGGTGGCGTGCACCCTGACCCTGCCCCAGAACCCTACCAGTGCCCACGTTCTGGAGGCCCTGACCTCCCTCTTCGATCCCGTGGCTGCCAATCCGCCCCAGACCTCAGGACAGGTGCCCCGCCAGCTCATCCATCTGCACCAGGGGGACGGCAGCACCCCCGGCACCGACGGCAACGTGCCCGGCCAGGTGGACTATGCCGGTGAGACCGACGAGATCAAAGGCTCCACCGGCCTGGCGGCCCTGGAGGAGATCGAGGATATCGCCATCGTGTGCGCCCCGGCCTCGGCCGCCCATGCTGCCGCGGGTCAGCCGCACCAGGCGGTCATGGGGGAGATCCAAAAGCATGTCAACAAGATGCGCTACCGGGTCGGCCTGGTTGATCCTGGCCAGGGCTGGTCCCTGGCCCAGGTGCGGGAGTTCGCCTCCCATTTCGACGACAGCCGTCTGGCCCTTTACTTCCCCTGGCTCACGATCGCCGATCCCACCGGGGCCAGCCCGGAGGTGATGGTGCCGCCGGCCGGCTTTGTCGCCGGCATCTACGCCAACACTGACGTCAACCGCGGCGTGCACAAGGCGCCGGCCAACGAGCCGATCCTGGGGGCCCTGCGGCCGGAGATCGAGATCAACCGCTTCCAGCAGGAGCTGTTGAACCCCAACGGCATCAACTGCCTGCGCTCCTTCCCCAACCGGGGCTTGCGGGTGTGGGGCGGCCGCACCCGCTCCTCGGACCCGGAATGGAAGTACGTCAATGTCCGGCGCTACTTCCTCTACCTGGAGCGCTCCATCGACAAGTCCACCCAGTGGGCGGTGTTCGAGCCCAACGGCGAGGCCCTGTGGGCCAATATCCGCAGCGCGGTGGAGGATTTCCTCTTCAACGAGTGGAAGAACGGCCGCCTCCTGGGCGCCACCCCCAAGGCGGCCTACTTCGTGCGCTGCGACCGCTCCACCATGACCCAGAACGACATCGACAACGGCCGGCTGGTCTGCCTGGTGGGGGTCGCGGCCCTGAAGCCCGCCGAGTTCGTCATCTTCCGCATCGGCCAGAAGACCGCTGACGCCTAA
- a CDS encoding phage tail protein gives MATFRETPYSAFNFLVELISGQGTEVQAGFSEVSGLNAEVTVAEYRRGNAPVNYVTKVPGIHKAGDVTLKRGIIGAQNIYDWLEATRAGRLAEAKREIVVKLLSEDRAETAVSWKLRGAMPLKWTGPTLTAKGGGDVAIEELVLSVETIEQE, from the coding sequence ATGGCGACTTTCCGTGAAACGCCCTACTCCGCGTTCAACTTCCTGGTGGAGCTGATCTCCGGCCAGGGCACCGAGGTGCAGGCCGGATTCTCCGAGGTCTCGGGGCTCAATGCCGAGGTGACGGTGGCCGAGTACCGGCGGGGCAACGCGCCGGTCAACTACGTCACCAAGGTGCCGGGCATCCACAAGGCCGGGGATGTCACCCTGAAAAGAGGCATCATCGGCGCCCAGAACATCTACGACTGGCTGGAGGCCACCCGGGCCGGCCGGCTGGCCGAGGCCAAGCGGGAGATCGTGGTCAAGCTCCTGTCCGAGGACCGGGCCGAGACCGCGGTCTCCTGGAAGCTCCGCGGCGCCATGCCCCTCAAGTGGACCGGCCCGACGCTCACCGCCAAGGGTGGCGGCGATGTGGCCATCGAGGAACTGGTGCTGTCTGTGGAGACCATCGAGCAGGAATAG
- a CDS encoding phage tail protein → MNELPVFIPLRFQVAVLDQHNNLLCRGAFSEVSGLEATMTPKTVKEGGRNWGEIQLAGPVTFQPVVLKRGVTDVGDLWSWFDIVHRQGSLGLRYSARIEVFHPEKKEPLLRVTLANVLPSRFKGPDLAATASQVAIEELTLVHEGLTLERGG, encoded by the coding sequence ATGAACGAGCTGCCGGTCTTCATCCCCTTGCGCTTCCAGGTGGCGGTCCTGGACCAGCACAACAACCTCCTGTGCCGGGGCGCCTTCAGCGAGGTCTCGGGCCTGGAGGCCACCATGACCCCGAAGACGGTGAAGGAGGGCGGCCGCAACTGGGGGGAGATCCAGCTGGCGGGCCCGGTGACCTTCCAGCCGGTGGTCTTGAAGCGCGGGGTCACCGATGTGGGTGACCTGTGGAGCTGGTTCGATATCGTCCATCGCCAGGGCAGTCTCGGCCTGCGCTACAGCGCCCGCATCGAGGTCTTCCATCCCGAAAAGAAGGAGCCGCTCCTGCGCGTGACCCTGGCCAATGTCCTGCCCAGCAGGTTCAAGGGCCCGGATCTCGCCGCCACCGCCAGCCAGGTGGCCATCGAGGAGCTGACCCTGGTGCATGAAGGGCTGACTTTGGAACGGGGAGGGTGA
- a CDS encoding type II toxin-antitoxin system HicB family antitoxin — translation MLYRVAIHESDEGVSLSVPGLPGCWSQGATEAEAIENIKEAIREYLAVVEEQLRDEQIREIELAV, via the coding sequence ATGCTCTATCGAGTGGCTATTCATGAGTCAGACGAAGGCGTTTCACTCTCTGTACCAGGTCTGCCAGGTTGCTGGTCCCAGGGCGCCACCGAGGCGGAAGCGATCGAAAACATCAAGGAAGCCATCCGTGAGTACCTGGCAGTTGTTGAGGAACAGCTTCGCGACGAACAGATACGTGAGATCGAGTTGGCGGTGTGA
- a CDS encoding contractile injection system protein, VgrG/Pvc8 family: protein MTEPRQAFISARPRFRIAGQDQPSLGEAVLAAQVTLPWTGMGHAELRFLNWGATGGGRQPDFPFQGIRLGDAIAVLMGEEAEDAVFAGDITGIEERYGDGAPQMVLLAEDRLHRLARLRASRAFEEMSLDDVVRQLAQEVGLAADVQAAGFPATWLQMNESHLAFLTRLLAPLDLGVRLAGGRLRVRAEEEDPQPVPLSPQMNVDRLRLLADLNRQPRQLAVWGYNLAQDSDAEATGAGLQPAPAGRTAVQVLAELGWEGEAACPHPFSRSQAEAELAAKGRFRSRARRFLYGELVCRGLSAMTAGRQVELAGVSERFAGRYQVMVCEHRFDTTSGFSTRLAVERPDWRP from the coding sequence TTGACTGAGCCGCGGCAGGCCTTCATCAGCGCCCGGCCCCGCTTCCGGATCGCCGGCCAGGATCAGCCGAGCCTGGGGGAGGCGGTGCTGGCGGCCCAGGTGACCCTGCCCTGGACCGGCATGGGGCATGCCGAGCTGCGGTTCCTCAACTGGGGGGCCACGGGCGGCGGCCGGCAGCCGGACTTTCCCTTTCAGGGCATCCGGCTGGGCGATGCCATCGCGGTGCTCATGGGCGAGGAGGCGGAAGACGCCGTGTTCGCGGGCGACATCACCGGCATCGAGGAGCGCTACGGGGACGGAGCGCCCCAGATGGTGCTCCTGGCCGAGGACCGCCTGCACCGGCTGGCGCGCCTCCGGGCCAGCCGCGCCTTCGAGGAGATGAGCCTTGATGACGTGGTCCGGCAGCTGGCCCAGGAGGTGGGTCTGGCCGCCGACGTCCAGGCCGCCGGCTTCCCGGCCACCTGGCTGCAGATGAACGAGAGCCATCTCGCCTTCCTGACCCGGCTGCTGGCACCCCTGGATCTGGGGGTGCGCCTGGCGGGAGGCCGGCTGCGGGTCCGGGCCGAGGAAGAGGATCCGCAGCCTGTGCCGCTGAGCCCGCAGATGAACGTCGACCGGCTGCGGCTGCTGGCGGACCTCAACCGCCAGCCCCGGCAGCTGGCGGTTTGGGGCTACAACCTGGCCCAGGACAGCGACGCCGAGGCCACGGGAGCGGGCTTGCAGCCCGCCCCGGCCGGCCGCACGGCGGTGCAGGTCCTGGCGGAGCTGGGCTGGGAAGGGGAGGCCGCCTGCCCCCACCCCTTTTCCCGCAGCCAGGCCGAGGCGGAGCTGGCGGCCAAGGGTCGCTTCCGCAGCCGGGCCCGGCGCTTTCTCTACGGCGAGCTCGTCTGCCGGGGGCTTTCGGCCATGACCGCCGGCCGGCAGGTCGAGCTGGCCGGCGTCTCGGAGCGCTTTGCCGGCCGCTACCAGGTCATGGTCTGCGAGCACCGTTTCGACACCACCAGTGGCTTTTCCACCCGGCTGGCCGTGGAGCGGCCGGACTGGAGGCCGTGA
- a CDS encoding phage baseplate assembly protein V, translating to MHRLGALQELHLAQVTGNQDPEGRGRLKVRLHSLEVEVWAGCLTPSAGRGYGVSLLPRVGEQVVLGFLSPELPVVLGALWSGGSSQPEDGRPVEDRYLVRTPAGTRILADDGNSPKLVLQTPAGFHLTIDEGAGGSITVEKGGEKIELSNSGIRIQTASRVEIQAGQVNVSAGMVQVDAGMSRFSGVVQCDTLITNAVVSSSYTPGAGNVW from the coding sequence ATGCACCGACTTGGCGCCCTTCAAGAGCTGCACCTGGCCCAGGTGACCGGCAACCAGGATCCGGAGGGCCGGGGCCGGCTCAAGGTGCGGCTCCACAGCCTGGAGGTCGAGGTGTGGGCCGGGTGTCTCACCCCTTCGGCCGGCCGCGGCTACGGGGTGAGCCTTCTGCCCCGGGTGGGCGAGCAGGTGGTGCTGGGCTTTCTGTCCCCGGAGCTGCCCGTGGTGCTGGGCGCCTTGTGGTCCGGCGGCAGCAGCCAGCCGGAGGATGGCCGGCCGGTGGAGGACCGCTATCTCGTCCGGACCCCGGCCGGCACCCGGATCCTGGCCGATGATGGCAACAGCCCGAAGCTCGTGCTGCAAACCCCCGCCGGCTTTCACCTCACCATCGACGAGGGGGCGGGGGGCAGCATCACCGTGGAGAAGGGCGGCGAGAAGATCGAGCTTTCCAACTCCGGCATCCGGATCCAGACCGCCAGCCGGGTGGAGATCCAGGCCGGGCAGGTGAATGTCTCGGCGGGCATGGTCCAGGTGGATGCGGGCATGAGCCGCTTTTCCGGGGTGGTGCAGTGCGACACCCTCATCACCAACGCCGTGGTCTCATCGAGCTACACGCCAGGAGCGGGCAACGTATGGTAG